CTGCGTGACCGTGAAAGCCTGCAGCAGAATCTCCGGTAGGGACGGCGAGGTAGGCGAAATCAGGCCGCGCAACCCGCCTGACTGTTCATCCGGCGACGGAAAGTCCAGTTCCAGCAGCGGCGCAGTGGCGTCCAGCGCGATGACGGGCAGATCACTGACGCGCCGCGCCAGATCGGCGGGCACTTCATTCACCAGGCCGCCATCGCTCAGCCAGCGGCCCTCACAGTTGGGTGGATAGACCGCTCCGGTAAAGGCACTGCTTGCCATGATGGCGGGCACCAGTGGGCCACTCTCGAAACAGACCTCCTCACCGGTCTGGATGTCGGTGGTGGGCACGATCAGCGGATAGGCCAGTTCAGCAAAGGTCGGCGGCAGCACGGATTCCAACCACTCCTGCTGCCCGCTGGGCCGCACCAGCCCTTGCCCCAGCGTCAGGTCGTACCAGCCCGGCACGTTCGCTTCGCGTAACAGGCGCTGAATCTCGCGGCCAGAGTGTCCTGCCGCCAGCAGTGCAGCCAAGATCGCGCCAGAAGAAGTCCCAGCCAGGGCGTTGAACGTAAATCCAGCGTCTTCCAGCGCTTGCAAGGCCCCCACCTGGTAAAACGACCGCCCACCCCCGCCACTGATGGCCAGGGCAACAGGTTGCGGCTCAAGCGGACGGCTGGCAGGCGGTTGCATATCAGTCAAGTGTAAAGGCTGATGGGGAAACGGTCCAAACCCCCTGCAAAAAGGAGAGAAGCCCCGTCGCAAGTGGCTTCTCTCCTTGACCTTCGTCCGTTAGAGGCTGATCAAGAAGGGATCTTCCAGCGATTCGGCAATAAAGCGCAGGAAGCGCGCCGCGTCCGCGCCGTCAATCAGGCGGTGGTCATAGGTCAGCGAGAGCGGCAGCATGTTGCGTGGCTCGAACTCGCCTTTTTCCTTGTTCCAGACCGGCTCCATGCCACCACGCGACACGCCGAGGATCGCCACTTCGGGGCTGTTCACGATGGGGGTAAAGGCGTGACCGCCGATGCCTCCCAGGTTGGAGATGGTGAAAGTCGCGCCCTGCATCTCGTCGGGCTTGAGCTTACGCTCGCGGGCGCGCTCGGCCAGGTCAGTAAGTTCCAGTACCAGCTCGGTAATGGTCTTGCGGTCGGCGTCCTTGACGACAGGCACCAGCAGGCCCACCGGGGTGTCCACGGCCACGCCGATATTCACGAAGTCCTTGAAGATGACCTGCTCGTTCTGGAGGTCCAGGCTGGCCCCGAATTTAGGGAACTGGCGCAGGGCGTTCGCCACGACCTTCATCAGAATGTGGGTCATGGTCAGCTTGCCGCCCGCCTTGGCTACGCGCTCGCCGAAGCGCTTGCGGGTC
The sequence above is a segment of the Deinococcus radiophilus genome. Coding sequences within it:
- a CDS encoding patatin-like phospholipase family protein, which codes for MQPPASRPLEPQPVALAISGGGGRSFYQVGALQALEDAGFTFNALAGTSSGAILAALLAAGHSGREIQRLLREANVPGWYDLTLGQGLVRPSGQQEWLESVLPPTFAELAYPLIVPTTDIQTGEEVCFESGPLVPAIMASSAFTGAVYPPNCEGRWLSDGGLVNEVPADLARRVSDLPVIALDATAPLLELDFPSPDEQSGGLRGLISPTSPSLPEILLQAFTVTQGHLTQRRLYEAAPEWLVDFDPLRELHLQNLDQLDRGVEIGYGFMQDFMDAGYLVKEE